The genomic region GTCAAAACCGGTCAACAGGGAGGGGAGGGTTGAATTCTAGCCGGTTTTGAGAGTTGAGGGGTGTATTTTAGACGGTATTGGAGTTGAGGGGTGTATATTAGACTAGGGCTAGAGTTGGGGGgtgtaatatgcacttctctcttACTAAAAGGATCGTTGCCTATGCTGTGATTGTTCTGAACCTTTTGAGCCTATCAGTTGGCCCCCATACCATTCATCATACTGGAGTACTGTAGCTATACATCGCACTTGCTGTTGAAATATGGTTCCCACCTTTCTCCAACAGCTTAAGCTTTCAAGTTCACTAGTTATGCATGCAATTCAATATGGTATTAGAGCCAAGTAGTCTCGAGTTCAAGACCTGGCCAATGCACTTTTAACAAAACAGTTGCGGTTTACATCGATCCCATGAAATTCTGGAGGAACCTAGACGTGAGGGGAGTGTTGAAATGTATTGGCCACCAGCTTTTGGATTAACTGGTCGGTGCATGCATTTCAAATTTCAATACTTGCATGATCAGTTGATcacatttttttggattttattgtgCTTCCTTTTCTGAAGCATTAGTAATGTTCACAGTATTGGCAAGTCAATCGTCCAATAACCTAGTTTTGACTTGATATGGGCATACATAATAGTGCAACGTTCCTTGGCTGCTGGTAATCGGTAACTATTTTTGGTCTAATGCCCCCCTTCTCTCCATTTTGTTTAAAAGAGGGGGCACACCTACACATGTTACTTTTATTTTATGCCTGGGTGCAGAAATCTTGCTTGTTTGGTTTGCATTGTGGTTGTCTGCTTCAGTCCAATTTTTGCTGTTGTCATATTTAGATTGTGAAGGagaatcagaagcttcataaaggCCCTCTTGAGATCGAAGAGGATTTTGCGACTCTTGCTGATAAGTGCATTTTCCCTGGGGATGTTTTGTGGGTTAAAGATTCTGAATTGTTTGAGGACCGTGATATAGCAGGTGAAGCCCTAACAACTATGATGACTTGAACATTTCTGAAAACATTAGATTGTTAACTTTGCTATCCTATAATATTTCAGATGAAATTTCAGAGCCGAAGGCTGATGCACTACCTGCTGAGGAAGGCTTTCGTGGTACACTATTGACATCAAGTGTATCAGCTCAGCTTTGTCAGGACATAGTATCGAGTGAATGAGTTTTCATGTGATCTACATCGCTGCATGCATACATTGGCATCGCTGCTGGTTACTCTTGCTTAGAGGTGAAACTCCTACTTCACTTCAtatatatttttgttttttgtcAGTAGACATCATCAGACTAAAAAACGTGGCTAGGCTGGACCGAAGCTCAAACGGGCCTAAGTTGACTTTCGAGCTTAGTGCTAGGCTTGAGCTTGGCTCGGACAAAACTCAAATAAGCGTAGAGCTTAGCATAAGAAAATACAGTGTTGTTTCATATGGAAATTTAGTAAAGCTGGACTTGGTGTGTACGCTATTGAAAACTATGCTGGCCCATATGTGAAAAGCTGGAGTATCTCATGCTCAGCTCCCACAAAATAAGTACGTTTTCAATATTACATGTAAGTGAGTTTTGTCGAGTTACTACTCTCGTTATGCTCACATGCTCACTCGCCTAGGACTCACGGAGCTGAGTTCGAATAGCTTGGTGTGGTGATTGCTGCCCTCTGTTTTGCATCGTAGTATGTATGTATAGTTAATTAGTTAGGTCTGAAGGCTACTAATTACTACTACCATATTCATAAATTTTATGCTATTCTGAAAACTTAACTTCCGTTTATCCTCCATGCTTCATTTGATTTCTTTATCTACCAGCGAATCCTCTCTGTTAAGTTGGTTCTAGACGAAATGCCCATGCGTGCATTgctttttttactttttcttttgtcCATTTCAAGGCCCGACTCCTGCCAATATGGTCGTCTTGCTGATGAAGAAAAATACCTGGCTAAATTTAGGCACTAACATATGCTCTCTCTTGTATCCAGGAATCTGATGTTTGGTCATACCAAGTTACGGGATCCGCTGGACGTGGCTGGAATTTTCGTCTATGGCTGTCTCCGTGCTTTGTCTTTTCAATCTGTTGTATCCCAATTGTCCACAGTGAGGGGAAAAAGGAAGAGGTTCTGATGCACTCTTCTCTGATGTAATTACTTAGGTGTAGTTGATGACTATTTCTGGCTCTGCCGCTCGGCGTCAGCGTAACCTTATATTTTTGTTCATGAGAGCCGTGGGAAACTCCCTTGTACGGTTGGGACTATGTCGACGTTTTGGCAAGGAGCCTTAAACTAGCTAGCGTCTGCTTGGATGGGAATGGTAGGGTCTGTTATTCTTTTAGTCCCCTCTGTGGCTTTTATACTAACCGGGCTTTTCGCGGGACTGCTTGCATGTTCTGGTCACTGGTCACATGGGAGGCCCAACATACCAAGCCAGGCCAGGCAGGTACCCTTGAATCAAAGAAATTAAAAActtctcccgcaaaaaaaaaaagaaattaaaaacttAGCATGCAAATAATGAAAAACTGTCAAGTGTAAGTTCAATGTGCCCCAAGATGTCAGCTAGCTTACGTCCTCATGCAGTCACGCTTTCGTCAACTGACGATTTAAGTTCTATTATATGAACTTTGTCCAGCGAGGTAAAATCAACTTTGCGGAACAGAAAATCTAACGCTCAATGACACGAGGAAGGAACAAAAAGTTCAGCTTAGAGCAACAATACATGATGCTGGTCTGGTGCAGGACAATTAATCATTTCTGGGAAGTCTAGCAAGCTTAAGCAATCTGTACGTTGATGTACTGCGCTGGAGTACCCGTTCCGTTGGAACCCATCATCCGGCACGATTcctttagagcatctacagctcAGCGcctcaaacctgcctcaaatgCTTGGACATGCTTTATTTGTAATGCCGGGTTCTCACAACGACATCATCGTGCTTCAACGATCTCTGGTATTCAGGAGGCTTTGCAATGGGAATCACCGCGTGCAACTACACTATCAACGGCCGTGACTACAACATGGGATACGGCCTTGCCGATGGCATGTATCCTCGGTGgcggcgtttgtgaagaccatatcgaAACCATAGGCAGGAAACAAaaccactttgcaacaatgcaggaagcaGCGAGGAAGGATGTGAAGAGGGCATTCAGAGTGCTTCAAGCTCGTTGGAGAATTGTTCATGGAGCTGCAATAatgtgggaatcagaaactttgtggTAGCTCGTAACATGTTGTGTTATTTTGgacaatatgattgtcgaggatgagggtgatggtgtTACCCGAAACTTTCAATCTACTATTTATTTTTAATCATGGCAGTATAAAGAATACTAGAGATAATAAGAATTACAACCAGACCATCAAGAAAGAACTACCCTGACCATCCAATTGATCCTATCTCCTCGTGAATTGGCTGCCCCATTCCCTATGGTAGGCTGATCTGACGAAAACTGTCCATGCAACAAAGTCTTTTACGACATCAGTGTTGAGAGGGGTCTGAAGGGTTTGCTGGACATCGCGAGAAAACATGTCCCCAATCAATATCTCATCCTATTTTTCGGAGTGTGGGTTAATGAGATCCTCAACCTTGGAGAACATAATACCCTCATGTGGTGTAATAACTTTGCGTGGTGGACCAGAACCGATCCAGAGATCATGCCATATGTCATTTGGGATCAGGTTCACACTCCCCAAATGTGATAGTTTTTAAATGTCCGAATTTCCGTAACAATACTTTGCCATGTATATGATGATCACTCTTGGTTCCTACCTCCAAAATATTTCCATCCAGATAGTATTTATCGTGTAAGACACATGCACATAAGGAATCGTGGTTCTGAATCATTCGCCGACATTGCTAACATAGCAAGATTAAAACTATAAAGGCCTCTAAATCCCACCCCCCCTTCTTCTTCGGGATACACATCTTTCACCATGCGAACCAATGCATTTTGTTGACTGTTCATTGTCTCCCCACCAAAAATTTGAGAGCTCATCTGTGATTGCTTTGCATACCACTTTAGGTAATTTGAAGACTGACATAGCATAAGAGGGAGTTTCCTGTATTACTGCTTTCACCAAAATTTCTATACGAGAGAGAGATAACATATTTCTCTTCCCAACTCTTTAGCCTCTGACACACACGATCTATAAGATGTCGAAAGCAATTGCTTCCTGTTAAACTATATGATACCCCACACGTTGTTGTGGGAATATTTTACAATGTATTTCAATGAGATTTGGTTGGAACATGAGTATTTAGAGTAATAATATGGAattaaaactaaaaatacatatgATATATTGTGTTTGATTGTGTATAGTCGTAAAATATTTATTATATGTACATATCATAGTAAAATGGAAATTCTCATGCATATTTGCATATTGAAGTGGACTTTTTCTtctgcatggttgcatgttgagatgcgtttttttttcatacatgttgcatgttgagagaaataagtTGGTGTAGGCTAGCTATTTAGTTATACACAAGGTGTTGCAGGAACTATATTAAAACAAATGCATAAGTATTTGCTTGAAAATAAACAGAACAATTGTAAAGGTGTTCTCGGTTTTACATTTAAAAAACCTACGGAGTATAAAATGATGTGTAAAAGGTGAGAAACTTTTGAATTGAACTTAATGTAACACCATCTTTTAACATAAATTTGAAGCATGAACTATATATTTGGAAAAAGAAGAAATACTTGCATAACTTGATGAGGTGGTATGGTTTGCATGGATATACAATGCAAAATTGTAACTTATGCGTACATGCATTACTTTTGATTCCACACAATTTCGATCAGACAATTATCAATGATTGAGGTGATGTGGAAGCATGCATGTGCAAAAAAAAAATCTAATAGTGAGGGTTAGCCATTTATGTATAGAAGATAAGATCAACCGCCAAAAAAAAGGGTATAGAAGATAAGATTACAGACGAGAAACTTACATGAGCACCATTCTCACTATTATGCTCTCTTATAGGGACTCAAGTGCACGAGATCTCTGTGTCTCCAGGACAATCCCGCAAAGAATACATCATTAGAAAGACAAGGTATTTTATATGGAATACTCCTAGTAAATTAATTCAACGGGGACCATAGGCCCTCCTCATTCTGTTTTTAACCAAGGCAAACCTTTGCCTTTTTTATTAGTTCAAAAGAAGTTTGTTGTCCAGTTAATCAAagaaaaaatgggcaaaaaactGGCGCAACAAACACACGCCCACAACTCACCACAGGTCACCACTAGCCTAAATGGTCACGGAGATAAAAACTCGACTCAGCTGTACATCTCTGTTGTCACTGCCCCTAGTATGAAACATGGTTTAGGCTCAGTTGATCTAAAACCACATTAAGCTCAGTTGATCCGTCAATGATTAGTAGAGCAGCATCGTGGCTGGACCTCGCAAGAATGCTACTGACATTGCCCATTTTACGTAGCACGTTTGGAATAAAAGGAACCGGTACATGTTTGAGAACTTCATCGCCCACACTGATTTTGTCGTTGGTCATATCATTTCTGATCCTGAGATGCTGGGCGCCCCTGCCTTGCAGTTGTAGCTTCTTGCCCCTTTTTTTCCTCTCTTGAACTCATACTTTTTTTGTCAAACTCTTGAATTCGTACTTGTATCATATAATGCAAAGGCAGAACCCCATCTATAACCTTAAAAAAGGATAGCCACCGCATAAAAAACCCTCAAAAAAGGAGAGAAAATTTTCTTATGGTAAGGATCAAGCAGACTTTCAGTTCACTTATGGATGACATCATCATCATACAACAGATAACTCAAAATCCTGAAGAAAGAAATCTAATGAAGAAATGGGAATATGCCCGTTTCCAGAACTGATTTGTTGACCACTACTCACATTAAGATCCAGAAGTTTTTATTTCCTCGCTGGATTGTAACTTTCTCGAGTGGTATGTTGAAGGTACTCAAGATGTCCAAAACCTTGTGAGCCCACCCATCAACTTTGTCACATTTGATCTCGACGATCTTCAGATGGGTGAATGCAAATGATTGCTTTGATGGAGTGTAACTTCTTTGTATTTTCACCGGAACTTTAGGTTCCTAAAGCACTCAAATATTTTACTTACATCAGTCAACCATGGATAATTATCAACTTCAGTAACAGAAGGTTGTTCATGTACACGATATAATACCTCAGAAAGCTGGATAGTGAGCTTCTCCAAAATTGGTGAATGTTTGAGGAAGCAATTTAATATATTGAGGTCACCAGCAATGCCAGGGCACCAATTGCTGAGCAACAAAGTCTTTAACTTGCTGAATGTTGGGCACAATTTCAAGTCCCTGTTGATAATAAACTGTGAAAAGGAACAAGATCATATAAGTAATTTGCTGAAATGTTGCAGTGCAAGGTGCGATTACACCAAGCGCGGAATGGGAGTTAAATTTTTTGGCTTCAGATGTGGTATTGAAATAAAGTAATGCAAGAGGTTTAAAACTCATGTATACATTTTTCCTAGATGTATGATGGTCAGAAGCTTAGGATAAGATACTAGTATAAATTGTACGGCAGCCTGTATGACCAACATAATACTCCTGCGGTTATAATGTCCCAAAACTAAATCTAACCACAAACCGAAGAAGCAAGTGCAAGCAAGCATGCATACCACTTGAGGATGAACCCACAACTCCAACGAGGCAACTTGTGATAATCCTTTCAAAAGCACAGACTCGCCACGCCTATCGTGAGCACCACTTTCAGATTCATAACATCCATGACATTGACGATCATCGCAACCTCCATAGTCATTCTTACGACAACAATCAAGACATGTATTGATTCTAACAATTGCCGAAGTTAACAGTGACATGCTTTCAATCGGTACCGGCGTCCTACCGTAAAAACCGTCTAGCTCGAGGGAAACAAGGTTGGGCAAATAGACCCGGGCGCGGAAGGCGCCTGCCCGGAAAGAAGAGTAGATAGTGCTGAGATGCTTCAGGAATGGAGAAGAGATATTCCCGCAAATGGTGCAATCCTCCATCCTGAGACGAAGCAGCGCAGGACAGCCCGAGAAATCGAGCGTGCTGCTGTGCACGTACAACCTCCGAAGTTCCAGTCTTGTGAGGTGCTGGGATATGAGAGGGACATTGGCAAGGCTTAGACGATAGTCGGTACGCAACGCCAGCAGCACCCGGGGTCTGCACAGCAGGACGAGCCGGAACCACCTGTTCACGTCCTCCTCGTTAGCGGGCACGGGCAGGAACACCTTCGAATCGAAGTCGAAGTCCTTGGAATCGAAGTCGTCGCCGTAGTTGAGGTCGAGCTCGAACGAGTCCAGTCGCTCGCTGGGGTCGCGGAGGAGGAGCAGGCTATCCACGAAGTTGACGAACCACTCGTTGGTGCATCCCTTGCCGGTGACGCGCAGGGCCCGGGCGGATTTCCAGAGGTGGCGCCAGCGCCGCGCGAGCCTGCAGGTCCGCACCGCATCGTGCGCGGGGAGGAAGGAAAGCACGTGGTGGAGAAGGTCGTCGGGGAGGGTGCTGATGCAGTCGGCCATGGACGCCTTCTCGATCTGGCGCCGCAAAGCTAGGTCACGTGCTCCAGTAAAACCCTCGATCGAGGGGGCACTTTGTACAGAGCGCTGCTTGACATACGAGACAGTACTATATAGGCACCATCGACCAGGTTGGTTCACGGTCGTTTGCATGCATCTCGCCGTACGAAGTCATacctctttcttcttttctttgaaGAACTGCCTTTTTAAAAGCATCTCCAACAGCGCTAAAATACAGTTTACAGTGTCGGAATCGCCAGCTTTTGCGCGCAGCGGCTGCTGCAAAATAAAGCGCGTCCGAGCCGCTTCAGCAGACACGCTAAACTGCAGCGCGTGCGAGTAGCCGACGCTTGCCATATGTTGCATTTTGAAGACAATATGACAATATTTCAAACATCATAGCATAGTTTAAAATCACCCAAACAAGTTCATGCCATAAATAAAAGTTCAAAATCATGCCACATCACATCATCATCCAAGTAAGTTCAAAATCATGCAACCTAGTTCATGACATAAAAATTCGCACAAACAAATGGCACATCAACAAtcaaggaatatatatttgacatgaagaaagcaatagcaataaatactgaacaagctaacggatgggtcttgtccatcacatcattcttctaatgacgtgatcccgttatcaaatgacaactcatgtcaatggttaggaaaccttaaccatctttgatcaacgagctagtctagtagaggctcactagggacacggtgtttatttatgtatccacacatctattaagctttccgatcaatacaattctagcatgaataataaacctttatcatgaataagaaaatataaaataacaattttattattgcctctagggcatattttctctagtctcccacttgcactagagtcaataatttagttcacatcgtcatgtgattaacacccatacttCACATCGTCATGTTAccaacacctatagttcacattgccatgtgaccaacaccaaagggtttactagagtcaataatctagttcacatcgccatgtgattaacacccaaagagtaataatgtgtgatcatgttttgcttgtgaaagaagtttagtcaacgggtctgtcacattcagattagtatgtattttgcaaatttgtatgtctacaatgctctgcatggagctactctagctaattgctcccacgttcaatatgtatctaatttgagacttagagtcatctagattagtgtcaaaacttgcatcgacgtaactctttacgacgaactttttatcacctccataaccgagaaacatttccttagtcctttttaaggcacctaaggataattttgaccgctgtccagtggtccactcctggatcacgCTTGTACCCTCTTTGCCAGATAAGTGGCAAGACACACAccaggtgtggtacacaacatggcatatcgtatagaacctatggctgagatatagggaatgacttttcattctctctctatcttctaccatggtcgggctttgagtcttactcaatttcactccttgtaatacaggcaagaaccccttgttggactgaaccattttgaacttcttcaaatcttatcaaggtatgtgttttgtgaaagttctattaagcgtcttaatctatccttatagatcttgatgctcaatatgcaagtagcttcaccgaggtcttttattaaaaaaatcttgttcaagtatccttttatgctatccagaaattctatatcatttcccaatcaataatatgtcatccacatataatatcaaaaatgctacatagctcccactcactttcttgtaaatacagacttcaccataagtctatataaaaccatacgctttgatcacctcatcaaatcgtatattccaactccgagatgcttgcaccagtccatagatagatcgctggagcttgcacactttgtgagcacctttaggatcgacaaaaccttatggttgcatcatatacaactcttctttaagatatctattaaggaatacagttttgacgtttatttgccagatttcataatcatgaaatatgacaattgctaacatgattcggacatacttacgCATCgatacaggtgagaaagtctcatcgtagtcaacttcttgaacttgtcgaaaactttttgtgacaagtcgagttttgtagagagtaacattagcatcaacgttagtcttcttcttgaagatccatttattctgtatggcttgccgatcatcgggaaagtccaccaaagtccatactttgttctcatacatggatcctatctcagatttcatggcttcaagccatctgtcggaatctgggctcatcatagcttcttcatagttcggaggttcgccatggtctagtaacatgacttccagaacaggattaccgtaccactctggtgcagaacgtgctctgttcgacctacgaggtccagtagtaacttgatctgaagtttcatgattatcatcatttacttcctctctagttggtgtaggcatcatgggaacggatttctctgatgtgctactttccaattcgagagaaggtacaattacctcatcaagttctactttccccccactcacttcttttgagagaaactccttctctagaaatgttccattcttggcaacaaagatcttgccttcagatatgtggtagaaggtacccaattgttttcttagggtatcctatgaagatgcacttctccgatttggattcgagcttatcaggttgaacccttttgacataagtgtcgcaacctcaaactttaagaaacgacaacttaggtttcttgccaaaccatagttcatacggtgtcatctcaacgaatttagacggtgccctatttaatgtgaatgcaattgtctctaatgcacaaccccaaaatgatagtggtaaatcggtaagagacatcatagatcgcaccatacctaataaagtacggttacgatgttcggacacaccactacgttgtggtattccaggtggcgtgagttgtgaaactattccacattattttaaatgaaggtcaaactcgtaactcaaatattcacctccacgatcagatcgtagaaactttattttcttatt from Triticum aestivum cultivar Chinese Spring chromosome 4A, IWGSC CS RefSeq v2.1, whole genome shotgun sequence harbors:
- the LOC123081667 gene encoding putative F-box/LRR-repeat protein At5g02700 gives rise to the protein MADCISTLPDDLLHHVLSFLPAHDAVRTCRLARRWRHLWKSARALRVTGKGCTNEWFVNFVDSLLLLRDPSERLDSFELDLNYGDDFDSKDFDFDSKVFLPVPANEEDVNRWFRLVLLCRPRVLLALRTDYRLSLANVPLISQHLTRLELRRLYVHSSTLDFSGCPALLRLRMEDCTICGNISSPFLKHLSTIYSSFRAGAFRARVYLPNLVSLELDGFYGRTPVPIESMSLLTSAIVRINTCLDCCRKNDYGGCDDRQCHGCYESESGAHDRRGESVLLKGLSQVASLELWVHPQVFIINRDLKLCPTFSKLKTLLLSNWCPGIAGDLNILNCFLKHSPILEKLTIQLSEEPKVPVKIQRSYTPSKQSFAFTHLKIVEIKCDKVDGWAHKVLDILSTFNIPLEKVTIQRGNKNFWILM